One Trichosurus vulpecula isolate mTriVul1 chromosome 7, mTriVul1.pri, whole genome shotgun sequence genomic region harbors:
- the GTF2H5 gene encoding general transcription factor IIH subunit 5 — translation MVNVLKGVLIECDPAMKQFLLYLDESNALGKKFIIQDIDDTHVFVLAELVNFLQERVGELMDQNSFPITQK, via the exons ATGGTGAATGTCTTGAAAGGCGTGCTTATAGAATG TGACCCTGCTATGAAGCAGTTTCTGCTGTACTTGGATGAGTCAAATGCCCTAGGGAAGAAATTCATCATACAAGACATAGATGACACCCATGTCTTCGTACTGGCAGAGCTGGTTAACTTCCTCCAGGAGCGAGTGGGAGAACTAATGGACCAGAACTCTTTTCCTATTACACAGAAATGA